A part of Olleya sp. Bg11-27 genomic DNA contains:
- a CDS encoding class I SAM-dependent RNA methyltransferase, protein MEENFKMVAKTLFGFEELLAKELKQLGAQEIKTGVRNVSFAGDKGFMYKSNLALRTATKILKPIHSFKIKTEQDLYDQVYKMDWTPYLKSSGTLAVDATINSTVFTHSLYIAQKTKDAIVDKFRDETGERPSVDLKFPDVKINVHIDREECNISLDSSGDSLHKRGYKLATNIAPINEVLAAGIIMLSGWDGQSDFIDPMCGSGTILAEAAMIACNIPPNLMRKEFAFERWNDWDVDLFEKIEESLIKKTRDFHHKIVGYDKSPSAVTKAKENIANAHLEDFITIQHEDFFKTQRGGEAKLHMVFNPPYGERLDIEMESFYKSIGDTLKQSYPNTNAWFITSNLEALKHVGLRPSRKIHLMNAMLESRLVKYEIYAGSKKGKYMNN, encoded by the coding sequence ATGGAAGAAAATTTCAAGATGGTTGCCAAAACTTTATTTGGCTTTGAAGAGTTACTAGCAAAAGAGTTAAAACAATTGGGTGCGCAAGAGATAAAAACGGGCGTACGTAATGTGTCATTTGCTGGAGATAAAGGGTTTATGTACAAATCTAATTTAGCATTACGTACTGCAACAAAAATTTTAAAACCAATACATAGTTTTAAAATTAAAACAGAACAGGATCTATATGATCAAGTGTATAAGATGGACTGGACGCCTTATTTAAAGTCGTCGGGGACTTTAGCAGTCGATGCTACTATAAACTCGACTGTGTTTACACACTCTTTGTATATAGCTCAAAAAACTAAAGATGCTATTGTAGATAAATTTAGAGATGAAACTGGAGAACGTCCAAGTGTGGATTTAAAATTTCCGGATGTTAAAATTAATGTTCATATAGATAGAGAAGAGTGTAACATCTCTTTAGATTCGTCTGGAGATTCTTTACACAAACGTGGTTATAAATTAGCTACCAATATTGCACCAATTAACGAGGTTTTAGCAGCTGGGATAATTATGTTATCAGGTTGGGATGGACAATCCGATTTTATTGATCCGATGTGTGGTAGTGGAACTATTTTAGCAGAAGCAGCAATGATTGCTTGTAATATACCGCCCAATTTAATGCGTAAAGAGTTTGCTTTTGAGCGTTGGAATGATTGGGACGTAGATTTATTTGAAAAAATTGAAGAGTCTTTAATTAAAAAAACTAGAGATTTTCATCACAAGATAGTTGGTTATGATAAATCGCCAAGTGCTGTTACAAAGGCTAAGGAAAACATAGCAAATGCACATTTAGAAGATTTTATAACCATACAACATGAAGATTTTTTCAAAACTCAAAGAGGAGGAGAAGCTAAATTGCATATGGTGTTTAATCCACCATATGGTGAGCGATTAGATATCGAAATGGAGAGTTTTTATAAAAGTATTGGAGATACTTTAAAACAAAGCTATCCAAATACTAATGCGTGGTTTATTACTTCTAATTTAGAAGCCTTAAAACATGTTGGCTTAAGACCGTCAAGAAAAATACACTTAATGAATGCGATGTTAGAATCCCGATTAGTTAAGTATGAAATTTATGCAGGAAGTAAAAAAGGAAAGTACATGAATAATTAG
- a CDS encoding DUF4268 domain-containing protein, with translation MFSKEESREIKELFWTSFGKSFPRKWTLYNTKLKGLSFKFYFDNKKAFVTLDLEDDLENRINYWEKLVSLKSILLDEYLPEAIYDEDYILDNGKEISRIYVPLEQKVSIHNKNSWQEVMVFFNTHMGLFEDFFAEYKDIIED, from the coding sequence ATGTTTTCAAAAGAAGAATCGCGAGAGATAAAAGAATTGTTTTGGACTAGTTTCGGAAAGTCTTTTCCAAGAAAATGGACCTTATACAACACAAAACTAAAAGGCTTAAGCTTCAAATTTTATTTTGATAATAAAAAAGCATTTGTAACCTTAGACCTTGAAGACGATCTTGAAAATCGTATTAACTACTGGGAAAAACTAGTATCCTTAAAATCTATTTTGTTAGACGAGTATCTTCCAGAAGCCATTTATGATGAAGACTATATTTTAGATAATGGTAAAGAGATCTCTAGAATTTATGTGCCTTTAGAGCAAAAAGTATCCATACATAATAAAAACTCATGGCAAGAAGTCATGGTGTTTTTTAATACACATATGGGCCTTTTTGAAGACTTTTTTGCAGAATATAAAGATATTATAGAAGATTAA
- a CDS encoding ZIP family metal transporter: MQNFIFPIIAVVLGYIIVLLFKPKHNRSLKLLLSFSGSFLLSITVFDFLPEVYNSNDKPIGLFIMIGILLQIILEFFSKGAEHGHVHIDKSSVDFPWLLFISLSIHSVLEGIPIEAHEHLIYGVIIHKLPVAIILSTFFLASNLSRSKSMLFLLLFALMTPLGVFLSMQFQFFENYYYEVSALVIGIFLHISTTILFESSEGHKFNLAKLSTIILGIVIAYFM, encoded by the coding sequence ATGCAAAATTTTATTTTTCCCATTATAGCTGTTGTTTTAGGGTATATAATCGTTCTGCTTTTTAAGCCGAAACATAACCGTAGTCTAAAATTATTGCTGTCTTTTAGCGGTTCATTTTTACTATCTATAACGGTCTTTGACTTTTTACCAGAGGTCTATAATAGTAATGATAAGCCTATTGGTTTATTTATAATGATTGGTATTTTACTGCAAATAATATTAGAGTTTTTCTCTAAAGGAGCAGAACATGGTCATGTACATATTGATAAAAGCAGTGTTGATTTTCCGTGGTTATTATTTATAAGTTTAAGTATACACAGTGTTTTAGAAGGCATCCCGATCGAGGCGCATGAGCATTTAATTTATGGTGTTATTATCCATAAACTACCTGTCGCGATTATACTATCAACGTTTTTCTTAGCCTCTAATTTAAGTCGCTCTAAAAGCATGCTGTTTTTATTATTATTTGCTTTAATGACACCTTTAGGCGTGTTTTTATCCATGCAATTCCAGTTTTTCGAAAACTATTATTATGAAGTCTCTGCTTTAGTTATTGGTATCTTTTTACACATAAGCACCACTATTTTATTTGAAAGCAGCGAAGGACACAAATTTAATTTAGCCAAACTAAGTACCATCATACTAGGAATAGTAATTGCCTATTTTATGTAA
- a CDS encoding DUF6452 family protein yields MKHLKPYLVLLVASFSLLTCERDDLCPETTPTTPSLIIDFYNNNAQDSRKNATDLYVIGEDNDDVLDGYNAETVNQIILPLRTDTDTTTFFLTNNTVLDDDGNITSGNTDTITITYDATERVYVSRACGYKTIYKNVVVSIDGGTDGNWIIFAQPENDNLTIEDETTTHYFFYH; encoded by the coding sequence ATGAAACATTTAAAACCATACCTAGTATTACTAGTAGCTTCGTTTAGTCTTTTGACTTGCGAACGCGACGATTTATGTCCGGAAACAACACCTACAACACCAAGTCTCATTATTGATTTTTACAACAATAATGCGCAAGACAGCAGAAAAAACGCAACAGACCTATATGTAATTGGTGAGGATAATGATGACGTTTTAGATGGTTATAATGCAGAAACTGTTAACCAAATTATTTTACCGCTACGTACAGATACAGATACTACTACATTTTTTTTAACAAATAATACGGTTTTAGATGACGATGGTAATATTACCTCAGGTAATACAGATACCATTACTATAACCTACGACGCTACGGAACGTGTTTATGTCTCTAGAGCCTGTGGTTACAAAACCATTTATAAAAATGTTGTCGTTTCTATAGATGGAGGAACAGATGGTAATTGGATAATATTTGCACAACCAGAAAATGATAATTTAACAATTGAAGATGAAACAACAACTCACTATTTCTTTTATCATTAG
- a CDS encoding DUF6048 family protein, with translation MKQQLTISFIISLFLCCSITLHAQEEEVEMKKDSIQLRYGLRLGTDASKLIRTALDDDYSGFEINGDYRLSKDLFIAGEIGNEEKITANDFLSVTAKGSYFKVGFDYNLYDNWIGTDDMIYTGFRVGASTFSQTRTNYTVYTTNQYWEPQFSSSENLESTGLSAIWVELILGLKAEVLTNLYIGANVQLKGMITQDQPVDFENLYVPGFTKTFDSGRIGVGYGYSVSYLIPIFKKNRNKVKTKKEVDN, from the coding sequence ATGAAACAACAACTCACTATTTCTTTTATCATTAGTCTGTTTTTGTGCTGCAGTATAACATTGCACGCACAGGAAGAAGAGGTGGAAATGAAAAAAGATAGCATCCAATTACGCTATGGTTTGCGTTTAGGTACAGATGCTAGTAAATTAATCAGAACTGCTTTAGACGATGATTATTCTGGCTTTGAAATTAATGGAGATTACAGACTTAGTAAAGACCTATTTATTGCTGGAGAAATTGGTAATGAAGAAAAAATAACTGCCAATGACTTTTTAAGTGTCACTGCCAAGGGAAGTTACTTTAAAGTCGGTTTTGATTATAATTTATACGACAATTGGATCGGAACAGACGACATGATTTACACTGGTTTTAGAGTTGGAGCTAGTACATTTAGTCAAACTAGAACTAACTATACCGTCTATACAACTAACCAATATTGGGAGCCACAATTTTCGTCTTCTGAAAACTTGGAGTCTACTGGATTATCTGCGATTTGGGTAGAACTTATACTAGGTTTAAAAGCAGAGGTTTTAACTAATTTATATATAGGTGCTAACGTACAATTAAAAGGAATGATTACCCAAGACCAACCTGTAGATTTCGAAAATTTATATGTTCCTGGATTTACAAAAACATTTGATTCCGGTCGTATTGGTGTAGGCTACGGATACAGTGTCTCGTATCTAATACCAATTTTCAAAAAAAACAGAAATAAAGTAAAAACAAAAAAGGAAGTTGATAATTAA
- the rocD gene encoding ornithine--oxo-acid transaminase codes for MAVLNQLTSQEAMDLENKYGAHNYHPLPVVLSKGEGVFVWDVEGKKYFDFLSAYSAVNQGHCHPKIVGAMVKQAQTLTLTSRAFYNDMLGKFEKFATETFNYDKLLPMNTGAEAVETALKLCRKWAYEVKGINENEAEIVVCENNFHGRTTTIISFSNDPVARKNFGPYTNGFIKIEYDNLQALEEVLTTNKNVAGFLVEPIQGEAGVYVPSEGYLAKAKALCQKHNVLFIADEVQTGIGRTGRLLATCGNCTCSDKHCSGTPEVKADILILGKALSGGAYPVSAVLANDDIMNVIKPGNHGSTFGGNPVAAAIGTAALEVIKDEKLAQNAFDLGELFRSELSKFIETSNIVNSVRGKGLLNAIIINDTEDSDTAWNICMALRDNGLLAKPTHGNIIRFAPPLVMTKEQLLDCVGIITKTLKQFEK; via the coding sequence ATGGCTGTTTTAAACCAATTAACATCGCAAGAAGCGATGGACTTAGAAAACAAATACGGAGCACACAATTACCACCCATTACCTGTTGTATTAAGCAAAGGTGAAGGTGTATTTGTTTGGGATGTAGAAGGAAAAAAATATTTTGATTTTTTATCTGCATATTCTGCAGTAAATCAGGGACATTGTCACCCGAAAATTGTTGGTGCAATGGTAAAACAAGCGCAAACGTTGACATTAACTTCTCGTGCTTTTTACAATGACATGTTAGGTAAATTTGAAAAATTTGCAACAGAAACGTTTAACTACGATAAATTATTACCAATGAATACTGGTGCTGAAGCGGTTGAGACAGCTTTAAAACTATGTAGAAAATGGGCTTATGAGGTTAAAGGAATTAACGAAAATGAGGCAGAGATTGTTGTTTGCGAAAACAATTTTCATGGTCGTACAACTACTATTATATCATTTTCTAATGATCCAGTAGCGCGTAAAAATTTCGGACCATATACTAATGGATTTATTAAAATTGAATATGATAATCTTCAAGCATTAGAAGAGGTCTTAACGACTAATAAAAATGTTGCCGGATTCTTAGTGGAGCCTATTCAAGGTGAAGCAGGTGTTTATGTGCCAAGTGAAGGGTATTTAGCAAAAGCAAAAGCATTATGCCAGAAGCACAATGTATTATTTATTGCAGACGAAGTGCAAACAGGTATTGGTAGAACAGGACGTTTATTAGCGACTTGTGGTAACTGTACTTGTTCTGATAAGCACTGTTCTGGTACTCCAGAAGTGAAAGCTGATATATTAATTTTAGGAAAGGCGTTATCAGGAGGTGCTTATCCAGTAAGTGCTGTATTGGCTAATGATGATATCATGAATGTTATCAAACCAGGAAACCATGGTAGTACTTTTGGTGGTAATCCTGTTGCAGCAGCAATTGGTACAGCTGCATTAGAAGTTATTAAAGATGAAAAATTAGCGCAAAATGCTTTTGATTTAGGTGAATTATTTAGAAGTGAATTATCTAAATTTATTGAAACTTCAAATATCGTTAACTCGGTTAGAGGTAAAGGGTTGTTAAATGCTATTATAATTAACGATACAGAGGATAGTGATACGGCTTGGAATATATGTATGGCTTTACGTGATAATGGTTTATTAGCTAAACCAACACATGGAAATATCATTCGTTTTGCACCACCTTTAGTGATGACAAAAGAACAATTGTTAGATTGTGTAGGTATTATTACAAAAACACTTAAACAGTTTGAAAAGTAA
- a CDS encoding class I SAM-dependent methyltransferase, with the protein MSKNDKKWYASWFDSPFYHILYKDRDHTEAEQFMTNLTEYLNLPEQGKILDLACGKGRHAVYLNSIGYDVIGADLSENSINHAKQFENDTLHFKVHNMCQPFGETFDAVFNLFTSFGYFENETDNLATIKAIQANLNDSGFGVIDFMNTEFIIDNLVPENVKTVEGIDFLQKRRVQDGYIIKDISFSFEGEDYQFQERVKAFNLADFERLFEQAGVYLLDVFGDYKLSPFHKKTSDRLIMIFK; encoded by the coding sequence ATGAGTAAAAACGATAAAAAATGGTACGCTTCATGGTTTGATAGTCCATTTTACCACATACTTTACAAAGATAGAGATCATACTGAAGCTGAACAGTTTATGACAAATCTAACCGAATACTTAAATCTACCTGAACAAGGAAAAATATTGGATTTAGCGTGCGGAAAAGGTCGTCATGCCGTCTATTTAAACTCGATTGGATATGATGTTATTGGAGCGGATTTATCCGAAAACAGTATCAATCATGCCAAACAGTTTGAAAATGACACCTTACACTTTAAAGTCCATAATATGTGTCAGCCTTTCGGCGAAACTTTTGATGCCGTGTTTAATTTGTTTACTAGTTTTGGGTATTTTGAAAACGAAACAGATAATTTAGCGACTATCAAAGCGATTCAAGCGAATTTAAATGACTCCGGTTTTGGCGTTATTGATTTTATGAACACCGAATTTATTATAGATAACTTAGTCCCTGAGAATGTTAAGACAGTGGAAGGTATTGACTTTTTACAAAAAAGACGTGTGCAAGACGGTTATATCATTAAAGATATTAGCTTTTCTTTTGAAGGTGAAGATTACCAATTTCAAGAGCGTGTTAAAGCGTTTAACTTGGCTGATTTCGAGCGTTTATTTGAACAAGCTGGTGTTTATTTATTAGATGTTTTTGGAGATTATAAATTAAGTCCATTCCATAAAAAAACATCTGATCGTTTAATTATGATTTTTAAGTAA
- the rlmD gene encoding 23S rRNA (uracil(1939)-C(5))-methyltransferase RlmD, which produces MARRNTKKQIFTNVEVLDAAAKGKTVAKAPDGRVIFLPNAVPGDIVDVQTFKKRKSYFEGKATVFHKLSDKRTTPECEHFGVCGGCKWQDMGYEHQLFYKQNEVTNNLTRIGHLDLPEITPILPSAEQYFYRNKMEFSFSDSRWLTLEEIQSEEDLGDRNALGFHIPGMWDKILDIKKCHLQADPSNAIRNAVRDFSIENELEFFNTRNQTGLLRTMMIRTSSTGDIMVVVQFFKEDVAKRELLLNYVAETFPEITSLQYIINEKANDTIYDQEVVCFKGQDHIFEEMEGLKFKINAKSFYQTNSNQAYELYKLTREFADLKGDELVYDLYTGTGTIAQFVSKKAKKVVGVEAVPDAISAAKENAERNNITNCEFFVGDMKNVFNQEFINTHGQPDVIITDPPRDGMHKDVVQQILNIAPQKIVYVSCNSATQARDLELMKDIYKITKVQAVDMFPQTHHVENIVLLEKK; this is translated from the coding sequence ATGGCAAGACGAAATACAAAAAAGCAAATTTTTACTAATGTAGAAGTTTTAGATGCTGCAGCAAAAGGAAAAACTGTAGCAAAAGCACCTGATGGACGTGTTATATTTTTACCTAACGCAGTACCTGGAGATATAGTTGATGTACAAACATTTAAAAAACGTAAATCTTATTTTGAAGGTAAGGCTACCGTTTTTCATAAATTAAGTGATAAACGTACCACTCCTGAATGTGAGCATTTTGGCGTTTGTGGTGGTTGTAAATGGCAAGATATGGGTTATGAACACCAATTATTCTATAAACAGAATGAAGTCACTAATAACTTAACTAGAATTGGTCATTTAGATTTACCAGAAATCACTCCTATCCTACCGTCTGCAGAACAGTATTTTTATAGAAATAAGATGGAATTTTCTTTTAGCGACTCCCGTTGGTTAACTTTGGAAGAAATCCAATCTGAAGAAGATTTAGGTGACAGAAATGCACTTGGTTTTCATATTCCAGGAATGTGGGACAAAATCTTAGATATTAAAAAATGTCATTTACAAGCAGATCCTTCAAATGCTATCAGAAACGCTGTTAGAGATTTTTCTATTGAAAATGAATTAGAATTCTTTAACACCAGAAACCAAACCGGTTTATTACGTACGATGATGATACGTACCTCTTCTACAGGAGATATAATGGTTGTTGTTCAGTTTTTTAAAGAAGATGTTGCAAAACGTGAGTTACTTTTAAACTATGTTGCGGAAACTTTTCCCGAAATAACATCTTTACAATATATTATTAACGAAAAAGCTAATGACACCATTTACGATCAAGAAGTGGTTTGCTTTAAAGGTCAAGATCATATTTTTGAAGAAATGGAAGGTTTAAAATTTAAGATAAATGCAAAGTCATTTTATCAAACCAATTCCAACCAAGCTTACGAATTGTATAAACTAACACGTGAGTTTGCCGATTTAAAAGGAGACGAACTCGTGTATGATTTATATACTGGAACTGGTACTATTGCTCAATTTGTTTCTAAAAAAGCGAAGAAAGTGGTTGGTGTAGAAGCTGTTCCTGATGCTATTAGTGCAGCAAAAGAAAATGCTGAACGCAATAATATTACAAATTGCGAGTTTTTTGTAGGAGACATGAAAAACGTTTTTAACCAAGAGTTTATAAATACTCATGGTCAACCAGACGTTATTATTACAGATCCTCCAAGAGATGGAATGCACAAAGATGTTGTACAACAAATACTAAATATTGCGCCACAAAAAATAGTATATGTAAGTTGTAATAGTGCGACACAAGCTAGAGATTTAGAATTGATGAAAGACATCTATAAGATTACTAAAGTTCAAGCAGTAGACATGTTTCCGCAAACGCATCATGTTGAAAATATTGTACTTTTAGAAAAGAAATAA